One genomic region from Hippea jasoniae encodes:
- a CDS encoding NfeD family protein: MITFIEVVIIVSIILVILEFFITTGGIFALTGIFAFIAAYGLALLLKLKMPLLFLKITIPVFIFVSLASLVTVYVALKAQKKKALVGDIVGKTGVCKKDIMPKKAGQVEIDGTLWLAFSKKPIKAGSRVRVIKQDSLKLEVEEVE, from the coding sequence ATGATAACATTTATCGAAGTTGTGATTATTGTCTCGATTATATTGGTGATATTGGAGTTTTTTATCACAACAGGCGGAATTTTTGCACTTACTGGTATTTTTGCCTTTATTGCGGCATACGGTCTTGCTTTATTGCTAAAGCTAAAAATGCCTCTATTATTTTTGAAAATCACAATTCCAGTATTTATCTTTGTGTCACTTGCAAGTCTTGTAACTGTGTATGTAGCTCTGAAAGCCCAAAAGAAAAAAGCCTTAGTTGGCGACATTGTTGGTAAAACGGGTGTTTGCAAAAAAGATATAATGCCCAAAAAAGCAGGGCAGGTTGAGATAGATGGCACGCTGTGGCTTGCTTTTAGCAAAAAACCCATAAAAGCCGGTTCCAGGGTCAGAGTTATTAAACAGGACTCATTAAAGCTTGAAGTGGAAGAGGTGGAGTGA